Proteins found in one Sphingomonas sp. SORGH_AS_0879 genomic segment:
- a CDS encoding alkaline phosphatase, whose amino-acid sequence MASRVTRRQIIGAPLVVAPFVIAPGSMALMRGPAEAIFSFGVASGEPRPDGVVLWTRLAPQPLDPLGGMGRARVPARWEVAEDAHFRRIVRAGEVRSGPEDGHSLHVEVGGLRPGRDYYYRFQALGQVSAVGRTRTAPAPDAAVDRMRICFGSCQKYEVGHYAAWTHAVADDPDLILFLGDYIYEGAPNPKALRPHVNPEPFDLPGYRARYASYRLDPLLQAAHAAAPWMSIWDDHEVANDYAGRWDQRYGDPATFLARREAAYQAYWEFMPLRRASRPDGPWARLYRRLDWGRLARIALLDDRQYRDDRPCQPAPDANGRRDYDYLVADCPARHDPKLSMLGKRQEHWLDGELTGRRARWNLLAQQTLMTPFRTIDPKQPDKGAAFHSVDRWEGFPAARDRIFRRWVQAGTPNPIVLSGDIHAFAASNLHDPARPDGQPIASEFVGGSITSLNEDPLFKSTAARTPGFHFAENFVRGYGRIDLTPARCDVTFRGLDNPRDPRSTALDLARFSVEAGRPGLTKA is encoded by the coding sequence ATGGCATCTCGCGTCACGCGTCGACAGATCATCGGGGCGCCCCTCGTGGTCGCGCCCTTCGTCATCGCCCCCGGCAGCATGGCGCTGATGCGCGGGCCGGCGGAGGCGATCTTCTCGTTCGGCGTGGCATCGGGAGAGCCCCGGCCAGATGGGGTCGTACTGTGGACCCGCCTCGCCCCGCAGCCCCTCGATCCGCTGGGCGGCATGGGCCGCGCACGGGTGCCGGCGCGCTGGGAAGTGGCCGAGGATGCGCACTTCCGCCGCATCGTGCGCGCAGGCGAGGTACGGAGCGGACCCGAGGACGGGCATAGCCTTCATGTCGAGGTCGGTGGCCTGCGTCCGGGCCGCGACTATTATTATCGCTTCCAGGCACTGGGCCAGGTCAGTGCGGTCGGCCGCACGCGTACCGCACCCGCCCCGGACGCCGCCGTCGATCGGATGCGCATCTGCTTCGGATCCTGCCAGAAATACGAGGTCGGCCATTACGCCGCGTGGACCCATGCGGTGGCGGACGATCCCGACCTGATCCTGTTTCTGGGCGATTATATCTACGAGGGGGCGCCGAACCCCAAGGCCTTGCGCCCGCACGTCAATCCCGAGCCGTTCGACCTGCCCGGCTACCGGGCGCGCTATGCCAGCTACAGGCTCGACCCGCTGCTCCAGGCAGCGCATGCCGCCGCGCCCTGGATGTCGATCTGGGACGATCACGAGGTTGCCAACGACTATGCCGGTCGCTGGGACCAGCGCTATGGCGATCCGGCGACATTCCTTGCCCGCCGGGAGGCGGCCTATCAGGCCTATTGGGAATTCATGCCGCTGCGACGCGCCTCGCGCCCCGATGGCCCTTGGGCGCGGCTGTATCGTCGTCTCGACTGGGGGCGCTTGGCGCGCATCGCCCTGCTGGATGACCGGCAGTATCGCGACGACCGCCCATGCCAGCCCGCGCCGGACGCGAACGGCAGGCGCGACTATGACTATCTGGTCGCTGACTGTCCCGCGCGCCACGACCCGAAGCTCAGCATGTTGGGCAAACGGCAGGAACATTGGCTGGACGGCGAATTGACCGGACGGCGTGCGCGCTGGAACCTGTTGGCCCAGCAGACGCTGATGACGCCCTTTCGGACGATCGACCCCAAGCAGCCCGACAAGGGAGCGGCGTTTCACTCGGTCGACCGCTGGGAGGGGTTCCCGGCCGCCCGTGACCGTATCTTCCGTCGCTGGGTTCAGGCGGGGACGCCGAACCCGATCGTGCTGAGCGGCGACATCCACGCCTTCGCCGCTTCCAACCTGCACGATCCCGCCCGTCCGGACGGGCAGCCAATCGCCTCGGAGTTCGTCGGCGGCTCGATCACCTCATTGAACGAGGACCCGCTGTTCAAATCGACCGCCGCGCGGACCCCGGGCTTTCACTTCGCAGAGAATTTCGTACGCGGTTACGGCCGGATAGACCTGACGCCCGCGCGATGCGACGTAACCTTCCGCGGCCTCGACAATCCGCGCGACCCGCGATCGACGGCCCTCGATCTGGCACGCTTTTCGGTCGAGGCGGGGCGCCCCGGTTTGACCAAGGCGTAA
- a CDS encoding TonB-dependent receptor, giving the protein MLLTGGAFWALPLHAQVAAAADTAAAQTGEQADAQATETGQSDVVVVARRRDEHVQSVPIPVTVITPQELARQNLVNFTNFQTKFPSFSVYLTNPKQLNLGVRGIGNNGFNTDGIDASVGVFVDGVYNARLGMVSNDFNDIADVELLRGPQGTLFGKNTTAGAVLINTLKPSYQFGAATEFTIGNQGFRQIKGSVTGPLVDGKLALRISAFASGTDGYYHNIYNGGWQNARAGEGVRAQVLANPTEDWTIRLIGTHATQDFPSMGPITLGIYNPAALQARMAAGGYTLLVSSKEKREMNIDSPLNAQTRTDALSLQQDLDLHALGTITSIGAWSRWSCFTNNDNDYTQLDAIRDYGSCNRVQQWSQEVRWASTTGHPLEGLIGGFFSRQQLDVDSRIRFGSQYHLWAGNPNATLFGTNSANGLMWGKGGWATALTGAGFDSHAVFNTKTSAVFGHATWHPDDARRLAFDLGLRQTWERKRMRYDGVIANRGGLNTDQLLALSPSGANAQLGSAADAITDTSLSGEVGVNFKPVPTVMFYVTAARGYKSKGFNLLPYNATNPDKGIATAIALGAGQHINGEQADNIEAGIKTEWFDRRLIFNLTAFHTYVKNYQANQSIGVGNTATKFLANVGALVSEGVEGEGEAFMGPLHLKGFLAYNRAVYASFANSVCPAQSSATTCDLTGRQVAWAPKWTANLTADYTHRVSDRTAVYGLVDVNWRTRQNTTITLDPAAEIPGYALTSARVGLLLDDKRLDVQLWVENLLDKAYYVNLLGVTKSTGILQGYPGAPRTFGVTIRGRL; this is encoded by the coding sequence ATGCTGCTGACGGGTGGAGCCTTCTGGGCTTTGCCGCTTCATGCGCAGGTCGCCGCCGCAGCCGATACTGCCGCCGCCCAAACCGGCGAGCAGGCCGATGCCCAGGCGACGGAGACTGGCCAAAGCGATGTCGTCGTCGTCGCGCGCCGTCGGGACGAGCATGTCCAGTCGGTGCCGATTCCGGTGACCGTCATCACACCGCAGGAACTGGCGCGGCAAAATCTGGTCAACTTCACCAATTTCCAGACCAAGTTTCCGTCCTTCTCGGTCTATCTGACCAACCCGAAGCAGCTGAACCTCGGCGTTCGCGGCATCGGCAACAACGGTTTCAACACCGATGGCATCGATGCCTCGGTCGGTGTGTTCGTCGATGGCGTCTACAATGCCCGGCTGGGCATGGTGTCCAACGACTTCAACGACATCGCCGATGTCGAGTTGCTGCGAGGGCCGCAGGGGACGTTGTTCGGCAAGAACACCACGGCGGGCGCGGTCCTGATCAACACGCTCAAGCCCAGCTACCAGTTCGGTGCCGCGACCGAATTCACCATCGGCAACCAGGGCTTCCGCCAGATCAAGGGCAGCGTGACGGGCCCCTTGGTCGACGGCAAGCTGGCGCTGCGCATCTCGGCCTTTGCCAGTGGGACCGATGGCTATTACCACAACATCTACAATGGTGGCTGGCAGAATGCTCGGGCTGGCGAGGGCGTGCGCGCGCAGGTGCTCGCGAACCCGACCGAGGATTGGACGATCCGCCTGATCGGCACCCATGCGACCCAGGATTTCCCATCCATGGGGCCGATCACGCTCGGCATATACAACCCTGCGGCATTACAGGCGCGCATGGCGGCGGGGGGCTATACGCTGCTCGTCAGTTCCAAGGAAAAGCGGGAGATGAATATCGATTCCCCGCTCAACGCCCAGACCAGGACCGACGCACTCAGCCTGCAACAGGATCTGGACCTTCACGCGCTGGGCACGATTACGTCGATCGGCGCGTGGAGCCGCTGGTCCTGCTTCACCAACAACGACAACGACTATACGCAGTTGGATGCGATCCGCGACTATGGCTCGTGCAACCGGGTGCAGCAATGGTCGCAGGAAGTGCGCTGGGCCTCGACCACCGGCCATCCGCTGGAGGGGCTGATCGGCGGCTTCTTCTCGCGCCAGCAATTGGACGTGGATTCGCGCATCCGGTTCGGGTCGCAATATCATCTCTGGGCCGGCAATCCGAACGCGACGCTGTTCGGGACCAACTCCGCCAACGGCCTGATGTGGGGCAAGGGCGGATGGGCCACGGCGCTGACCGGGGCCGGGTTCGACAGCCATGCGGTGTTCAATACGAAGACCAGCGCGGTGTTCGGCCATGCGACCTGGCATCCCGATGACGCGCGCCGCCTGGCCTTCGACCTGGGCCTGCGCCAGACCTGGGAGCGAAAGCGGATGCGCTATGACGGCGTCATCGCCAATCGTGGCGGCCTGAACACGGACCAGCTTCTCGCCCTGTCGCCCAGCGGCGCGAACGCCCAGCTCGGCTCGGCGGCCGACGCCATCACCGACACGTCGCTGTCGGGCGAGGTCGGCGTCAACTTCAAGCCGGTGCCGACCGTCATGTTCTACGTCACCGCCGCGCGCGGCTACAAGTCCAAGGGGTTCAACCTCCTCCCCTATAATGCGACCAACCCCGACAAGGGCATCGCCACCGCGATCGCGCTGGGCGCGGGCCAGCATATCAACGGCGAACAGGCTGACAATATCGAGGCGGGGATCAAGACCGAGTGGTTCGATCGCCGGCTGATCTTCAACCTGACGGCCTTCCATACCTATGTGAAGAACTATCAGGCGAACCAGTCGATCGGCGTCGGCAACACCGCGACCAAGTTCCTGGCCAATGTCGGTGCACTGGTGTCCGAGGGTGTCGAGGGCGAAGGTGAAGCGTTTATGGGCCCGCTGCATCTGAAGGGCTTTCTGGCCTACAATCGCGCAGTCTACGCTTCTTTCGCCAATTCGGTCTGCCCGGCGCAGTCGAGCGCGACGACGTGTGACCTGACCGGGCGCCAGGTGGCCTGGGCACCTAAATGGACCGCCAACTTGACGGCCGACTATACCCATCGGGTCTCCGACCGCACGGCCGTCTATGGTCTGGTCGACGTCAATTGGCGGACGCGACAGAACACGACGATCACGCTCGACCCGGCGGCGGAAATTCCCGGCTACGCGTTGACCTCCGCTCGGGTTGGCCTGTTGCTGGACGACAAGCGGCTGGACGTTCAGCTCTGGGTCGAGAACCTGCTCGACAAGGCCTATTATGTGAACCTGCTCGGCGTGACCAAGTCGACGGGCATTTTGCAGGGCTATCCCGGTGCGCCGCGAACCTTCGGTGTGACGATCCGCGGACGACTCTGA
- a CDS encoding TonB-dependent receptor: MKTSLALRSLLLLSSALAAPIQAQTTAPTTTPSDPQDANDEIIVTGARLQAVREIEAKRGIAVISDSISSDEIGTLPDFGLGEALTRVPGVSTIQNNARGEAQFLSIRGLNADYNLVQIDGVSLPANEVGRRNVSLDVIPSSLASRVEVYKSVNAAMNGNAIGGIANLRTRSAFDGGGKPFVGGRFDIGKWDFERTRGKAGPSGQAELVASTTFGPDRKFGVVVAGSFFRRDSASVNSASDNYLYFDPSTGTRLTSPANDVSSAFVAPDRRRWLHYDNIRQRYGMFGKLEFDDHQMFKAAVTLADFRHTNDEERQSNLVAANTAVTSATNRYTNFSGVIATGGNVANANAQVDLVQYYQTRRMRYADFHGELTPGDRILADFGVNYAVATYSQDARLATYRVANTNSLAYGYTITPGQFAQFNFTDPAYVANAANYKQFEYGTTAEDQRENALTARANLGFNLAAEDRGFGIGTGAFARFLDRRYDYVLDNYRTNATSNYLLSGVIAPETYRPYNGGGQTMLFVDPGAARSFFTANRSGFTANSANTGNSLQSDYNLTENIVAGYLMARYALDTARLTAGVRFEDTTLTTGSYRLRGATYSWGQQGQHYQDWLPSAQFDWDLTDRLRFRAAYSRTLGRPNYDDLAARESVNVNSSTGAISITSGNPDLKPRRSDNYDLSLEYYVNRDVLFSAALYRKDIKDEIITVRNQATELFDGTQQLVTRIRPVNASSAKVQGIELNAVVARMPFLPGPLAGLGASANVTLLDTTPPQVTLSDNVTRRRLSGLFESANTVANVKLFYTAGPITIQGAWNHLSPILYSVSTTDPLGDRRYAASDLFDAQLRLTLSRHWTIVAQGKNLTDFRPQRMFGPNFGLLREEIENGRAFYIGALVRY; the protein is encoded by the coding sequence ATGAAGACGTCACTGGCCTTGCGCAGCCTGCTGTTGCTCTCGTCCGCGTTGGCCGCGCCGATCCAGGCCCAGACGACCGCACCGACCACCACGCCGTCCGACCCTCAGGATGCAAATGACGAGATCATCGTGACGGGCGCCCGGCTTCAGGCGGTGCGCGAGATCGAGGCGAAGCGCGGGATTGCCGTGATCTCCGACAGCATCAGTTCGGACGAGATCGGCACACTGCCCGATTTCGGGCTGGGCGAGGCGCTGACCCGCGTGCCCGGCGTCTCGACCATCCAGAACAATGCGCGTGGCGAGGCGCAATTTCTGTCGATCCGCGGCCTCAACGCCGACTATAACCTCGTCCAGATCGACGGCGTGTCGCTGCCCGCCAACGAGGTCGGGCGGCGCAACGTCTCGCTCGACGTGATCCCCTCGTCGCTCGCGTCGCGGGTGGAGGTCTATAAATCGGTCAATGCCGCGATGAACGGCAACGCGATCGGCGGCATCGCCAATCTGCGCACCCGCAGCGCCTTCGATGGCGGCGGCAAGCCCTTTGTCGGCGGGCGCTTCGACATCGGCAAATGGGATTTCGAGCGGACGCGCGGCAAGGCCGGCCCCTCGGGCCAGGCGGAGCTGGTCGCCTCGACGACCTTCGGGCCGGATCGCAAATTCGGTGTCGTCGTGGCGGGCAGTTTCTTCCGGCGCGACTCCGCCTCGGTGAATTCGGCCAGCGACAATTATCTATACTTCGATCCGTCCACCGGCACGCGGCTGACCTCGCCCGCTAACGACGTATCCAGCGCCTTTGTCGCGCCGGATCGCCGTCGCTGGCTGCATTACGACAATATCCGTCAGCGCTATGGCATGTTCGGCAAGCTGGAGTTCGACGATCATCAAATGTTCAAGGCGGCGGTGACGCTGGCCGATTTCCGTCATACCAATGACGAGGAACGCCAGTCCAACCTGGTCGCTGCGAACACGGCGGTGACGAGCGCGACCAATCGCTACACCAATTTCAGCGGCGTCATCGCGACCGGCGGCAATGTCGCCAACGCCAATGCGCAGGTCGATCTGGTCCAATATTACCAGACCCGCCGGATGCGCTATGCCGATTTCCACGGCGAACTGACGCCGGGCGACCGCATCCTTGCCGATTTCGGCGTCAACTACGCGGTGGCGACCTATAGCCAGGACGCTCGCCTCGCGACCTATCGCGTCGCGAACACCAACAGCCTGGCCTATGGCTATACGATAACGCCGGGCCAGTTCGCGCAGTTCAACTTCACCGATCCGGCCTATGTCGCGAATGCCGCCAACTACAAGCAGTTCGAATATGGCACGACCGCCGAGGACCAGCGCGAGAATGCGCTGACCGCCCGCGCCAATCTGGGCTTCAACCTCGCGGCGGAGGATCGCGGCTTCGGGATCGGGACGGGCGCTTTCGCGCGCTTCCTCGACCGCCGCTACGACTATGTGCTCGACAATTACCGGACCAACGCCACCTCCAACTATCTGCTTTCGGGGGTGATCGCGCCCGAGACCTATAGGCCGTACAATGGCGGCGGACAGACGATGCTGTTCGTCGATCCGGGCGCGGCGCGATCCTTTTTCACGGCCAATCGCAGCGGCTTCACCGCCAATTCGGCCAATACGGGCAACAGCCTGCAATCCGATTACAACCTAACGGAGAATATCGTCGCGGGCTATCTGATGGCGCGCTACGCGCTCGACACGGCGCGGCTCACGGCGGGCGTGCGGTTCGAGGATACGACGCTGACCACTGGCTCCTATCGCCTGCGCGGTGCGACCTATAGCTGGGGACAGCAGGGTCAGCATTATCAGGACTGGCTGCCCTCCGCGCAGTTCGACTGGGACCTGACCGACCGGCTGCGGTTCCGCGCCGCCTATAGCCGGACGCTCGGCCGCCCCAATTACGACGACCTCGCCGCGCGCGAGAGCGTCAACGTCAACAGCTCGACCGGTGCGATCAGCATCACCTCGGGCAATCCCGACCTGAAGCCGCGCCGCTCGGACAATTACGACCTGAGCCTGGAATATTACGTCAATCGCGACGTACTGTTCTCCGCCGCGCTGTACCGCAAGGACATCAAGGATGAGATCATCACCGTCCGCAACCAGGCGACCGAGCTGTTCGACGGCACGCAGCAACTCGTCACCCGCATTCGCCCGGTCAATGCCAGCAGCGCCAAGGTGCAGGGTATCGAACTGAACGCGGTCGTGGCGCGGATGCCGTTCCTGCCGGGTCCGCTGGCGGGACTGGGCGCGTCGGCCAATGTCACGCTGCTCGACACGACACCGCCGCAGGTGACATTGTCCGACAATGTGACCCGCCGCCGCCTGTCCGGCTTGTTCGAAAGCGCGAACACGGTCGCCAACGTCAAGCTGTTCTACACCGCCGGGCCAATCACGATACAGGGGGCGTGGAACCATCTGTCGCCGATCCTCTATTCGGTATCGACGACCGATCCGCTCGGCGACCGGCGCTATGCCGCCAGCGACCTGTTCGACGCGCAGCTCCGCCTGACGCTCAGCCGTCACTGGACGATCGTCGCGCAGGGCAAGAACCTGACCGACTTCCGCCCGCAACGCATGTTCGGCCCGAATTTCGGCTTGTTGCGGGAAGAGATCGAGAACGGCCGCGCCTTCTATATCGGCGCGCTGGTGCGATACTGA
- a CDS encoding DUF6528 family protein: protein MLSALIGLLASTGAAAADRLYACGDDQIREYVVTGDAATETWRWSAGAAQDLPSAYRTRLLAHIDDCKAVDGNKAILVTASTGGVVLIDRASGKVRFRATAPMAHSADLLPGGYAAVALSINPAGDRLELYKLSRSEPPLASLPLPSGHGAVWDARRQRLFALSHDLIQAFSFDPEAAAPRLTEAARWTLPGRRDGHDLSPTPGGGYVVTTDDGAWTFDPDRGDFTPIPALNPKLRVKAVSVTKEAMAWVQAEESWWAHGFTVADRDTGRQHRFETPGMKLYKVRWIP, encoded by the coding sequence ATGTTGAGCGCGCTGATCGGGCTGTTGGCGAGCACCGGGGCGGCGGCCGCCGATCGCCTCTATGCCTGTGGCGACGACCAGATTCGCGAATATGTCGTAACGGGCGACGCCGCGACGGAGACATGGAGGTGGAGCGCCGGCGCTGCCCAAGACCTGCCTTCAGCCTATCGGACCCGATTGCTCGCCCATATCGATGACTGCAAAGCCGTCGATGGGAACAAGGCGATCCTCGTCACCGCCTCGACCGGGGGCGTCGTGCTGATCGATCGGGCGAGCGGGAAAGTGCGGTTCCGCGCGACCGCGCCCATGGCGCATTCGGCGGACCTGCTGCCCGGCGGCTATGCGGCGGTGGCCTTGTCGATCAACCCGGCGGGCGACCGACTGGAACTCTACAAGCTGTCGCGGAGCGAGCCTCCGCTCGCCAGCCTGCCGCTGCCCTCGGGCCATGGTGCGGTCTGGGACGCGCGGCGGCAAAGGCTGTTCGCGCTATCGCATGATCTGATCCAGGCCTTTTCGTTCGATCCCGAAGCGGCCGCGCCCCGCCTGACCGAGGCCGCCCGCTGGACGCTGCCGGGGCGACGCGACGGGCACGATCTGTCGCCGACGCCCGGAGGCGGCTATGTCGTCACCACCGATGACGGGGCATGGACCTTCGATCCCGACCGTGGCGATTTCACGCCGATCCCGGCGCTGAATCCGAAGCTGCGGGTCAAGGCGGTCAGCGTGACGAAGGAAGCGATGGCGTGGGTGCAGGCGGAGGAAAGCTGGTGGGCGCATGGCTTCACGGTCGCCGATCGCGATACGGGCCGTCAGCATCGGTTCGAGACGCCGGGGATGAAGCTCTACAAGGTCCGCTGGATTCCGTGA
- a CDS encoding phosphatase PAP2 family protein yields the protein MLASPAAGRTLSAAATPALAKLLAKMRGDVAAAVNTVKPVYARRRPFLVDDDPVCQPRAALEPSFDHLSGHTGWGTSVSLILAELIPTRATALLAQARDYGDSRVICGAHNASAVAAGRQAAAAVIARLHGDAAFRHDLDIARQELAREPE from the coding sequence TTGCTGGCAAGCCCGGCGGCCGGCCGCACCCTGTCGGCCGCGGCAACGCCCGCGCTGGCGAAGCTGCTCGCAAAGATGCGCGGAGACGTCGCCGCGGCAGTCAATACGGTGAAGCCGGTCTATGCCCGGCGGCGTCCTTTCCTGGTCGATGATGATCCGGTGTGCCAGCCGCGTGCGGCGCTGGAACCCAGCTTCGACCATCTCTCGGGGCATACGGGTTGGGGCACCTCGGTTTCGCTCATCCTGGCCGAACTGATCCCCACGCGGGCCACGGCCTTGCTGGCGCAGGCCCGCGACTATGGCGACAGCCGCGTGATCTGCGGCGCGCACAATGCCAGCGCGGTCGCGGCAGGCCGGCAGGCCGCCGCCGCTGTAATTGCGCGATTACATGGTGACGCGGCCTTCCGCCACGATCTCGACATCGCGCGCCAGGAACTCGCTCGCGAACCGGAGTGA
- a CDS encoding ROK family transcriptional regulator encodes MNAITAGDYPTHFLREDGRRTATANERVVMDLLSRHGPSSRADLARMTGLAPHSITRLVEPLIARGLLREALPVAAGRGKPAAKLALEGDAAFAVGLSVMTDAVSLVLLDLAGRVQSGRSERLSDTEIQPACHQIRRMIDTAITDAGRDRSTLIGIGVGVTGYFIGDGARLNPPRLLDPWALVPLDTILAETLAEKVWIDNDGNVAAIGEAMLGHGRVSRDFAYLYFSAGFGGGIISQGLPLRGRHGNAGEFASILPADWPQPNLEALRMTFDAHGKTFPDLHAMLADFDAGHPAVDTWLDRCLPSLNLVASAISATIDPGAIVLGGRLPASLASRIAERIRITNPERRGFHRPSARIVPSTIDGDAAAVGAATLPLRAAFFDPEAGHVLTGD; translated from the coding sequence ATGAACGCGATAACCGCAGGCGATTATCCGACGCATTTCCTCCGGGAAGACGGGCGCCGCACCGCAACCGCCAATGAGCGTGTCGTGATGGATCTGCTGTCGCGTCACGGCCCGTCGAGTCGCGCCGACCTTGCCCGGATGACCGGCTTGGCCCCGCATTCGATCACCCGTCTGGTCGAGCCGCTGATCGCGCGCGGTCTGCTGCGCGAGGCGCTGCCCGTCGCAGCGGGACGCGGCAAGCCGGCCGCTAAGCTGGCCCTGGAAGGTGACGCCGCGTTCGCGGTCGGTCTGTCGGTGATGACCGACGCCGTGTCACTGGTGCTGCTCGACCTGGCCGGCCGGGTGCAGAGCGGTCGCAGCGAACGGCTGTCCGACACCGAGATCCAGCCCGCCTGCCACCAGATTCGCCGGATGATCGACACCGCGATCACCGATGCCGGGCGCGATCGATCGACGCTGATCGGGATCGGGGTCGGCGTCACCGGCTACTTTATCGGCGACGGCGCCAGGCTGAACCCGCCCCGGCTGCTCGATCCCTGGGCACTGGTGCCGCTCGACACGATCCTGGCCGAGACGTTGGCCGAAAAGGTCTGGATCGACAATGACGGCAATGTCGCGGCCATCGGCGAGGCGATGCTGGGCCATGGGCGCGTGTCGCGCGACTTCGCCTATCTCTATTTCTCCGCCGGTTTCGGTGGCGGTATCATTTCGCAGGGGCTGCCGCTGCGCGGGAGGCATGGCAATGCGGGCGAGTTCGCCTCGATCCTGCCGGCGGATTGGCCACAGCCCAATCTCGAGGCGCTGCGCATGACCTTCGACGCGCATGGCAAGACATTTCCCGATCTGCACGCGATGCTGGCCGACTTCGATGCTGGCCACCCCGCGGTCGATACGTGGCTGGACCGCTGCCTGCCGTCGCTCAACCTGGTCGCATCGGCGATTTCGGCGACGATCGACCCCGGAGCGATCGTATTGGGCGGACGCCTGCCCGCGTCGCTGGCATCGCGGATCGCCGAGCGGATACGTATCACCAATCCCGAGCGGCGCGGTTTCCACCGCCCCTCCGCCCGGATCGTTCCATCGACGATCGATGGCGATGCGGCGGCCGTCGGCGCGGCGACCCTTCCCCTGCGGGCCGCCTTCTTCGATCCGGAAGCGGGGCACGTGCTCACGGGAGACTGA
- a CDS encoding glycosyltransferase yields MARVVLVTIGSLGDLHPFIAIGRALIAQGHRVLLAVPEDGVAKVRAAGLDAAPILPGYADICARLGMSPEEAAGRVLEDTNFVVDQILIPSLRSSTAALDELSADADVIAGSVFALASEIVAEKRSLPLASVVLQPMTLFSAWQPPVAPRFEIMRHRPRTAIGRGWNRTFYALARIALRRRHARQIDDVRAAHGLPPSQGAPMLDHGPVTAAFICCWSQALGKLPPDAPRHAILTGFPFFDSESGADDELAVEIQTFLDDGPPPLVFTLGSFAVASAGRFYDEAAALSRALGRRAVLLTGQPGPPRRDGDCLIMNYAPHSAVFPRASAIVHHGGIGTTGQALRAGRPQIAVPHFGDQFDNAARLKGGDVGATIHRDRFKVGQATNIVSHILTDPAIADAARRAATIIAREDGAAEAARHIAGLALTSPRAIR; encoded by the coding sequence ATGGCTCGCGTTGTTCTGGTCACGATCGGCTCACTCGGAGACCTGCACCCGTTCATAGCGATCGGTCGAGCTTTGATCGCGCAGGGTCACCGCGTCCTTTTGGCGGTGCCCGAAGACGGCGTCGCCAAGGTCCGTGCCGCCGGCCTCGATGCCGCGCCGATCCTGCCAGGCTACGCCGACATCTGCGCACGTCTGGGCATGAGTCCGGAAGAGGCGGCGGGCAGGGTTCTCGAAGACACGAATTTCGTCGTCGACCAGATCCTCATCCCGTCTCTTCGATCGAGCACGGCAGCGCTGGACGAATTATCGGCGGATGCCGACGTGATCGCCGGTTCGGTCTTCGCGCTTGCCTCCGAGATTGTCGCGGAAAAGCGTAGCCTGCCTCTGGCGTCTGTCGTGCTTCAACCCATGACGTTGTTCTCGGCGTGGCAGCCTCCCGTGGCGCCACGGTTCGAGATCATGCGGCATCGGCCGCGCACCGCCATCGGTCGGGGCTGGAACCGGACATTCTACGCCCTCGCGCGCATCGCCCTGCGTCGGCGTCACGCCCGGCAGATCGATGATGTCCGTGCCGCACACGGTCTTCCTCCCAGCCAAGGTGCCCCCATGCTGGATCATGGGCCGGTCACAGCTGCTTTCATATGCTGCTGGTCGCAGGCGTTGGGCAAGCTTCCACCTGATGCCCCCCGTCACGCGATCCTGACGGGCTTTCCCTTCTTCGACAGCGAGAGCGGCGCCGATGACGAACTGGCCGTCGAAATTCAAACCTTCCTCGACGATGGTCCTCCGCCGCTCGTCTTCACCCTGGGATCGTTCGCGGTCGCTTCGGCCGGCCGGTTCTATGATGAGGCGGCTGCGCTCAGCCGTGCCCTCGGCAGACGAGCGGTGCTGCTGACCGGGCAACCGGGACCACCGCGTCGCGATGGCGACTGCCTCATCATGAATTATGCGCCACACTCGGCTGTTTTCCCCCGTGCATCTGCCATCGTTCATCATGGCGGCATCGGGACGACTGGACAGGCATTGCGTGCGGGACGCCCACAGATCGCCGTTCCCCACTTCGGCGATCAATTCGACAATGCTGCACGATTAAAGGGGGGTGATGTGGGTGCCACGATCCATCGCGACAGGTTCAAAGTCGGACAAGCCACAAACATCGTGTCGCACATATTGACTGATCCGGCGATAGCGGATGCAGCACGCCGGGCGGCAACGATCATTGCCAGAGAAGACGGCGCGGCAGAAGCCGCACGACACATCGCCGGCTTGGCGCTGACATCGCCACGGGCAATCCGCTGA